A window of the Arachis duranensis cultivar V14167 chromosome 5, aradu.V14167.gnm2.J7QH, whole genome shotgun sequence genome harbors these coding sequences:
- the LOC107488092 gene encoding uncharacterized protein LOC107488092: MAADEGFDMSYLKSQLSQSHETWKQESERSQSQVDALQAKLMEVKDYMQGSEEDANKVLEVLWRRVKTASTLLTYLKAKARLMAVPDLAHASCGIKELEGVGLVDKNGIPFSGWSRNVDLSPFEDAGEESWIGISHERGSLDEQDGAYLGEVLKSVQMVADVMEALVKRVILAESETAVEKEKVSVSQEEIKQKSAQLENMSMKLKEMERFALNTSNILNDVRQRVVGLVEETTRQRQLAAENEEELCRVRREFESLKSYVSSLLTVRETLLSSEKQFQTIEKLFERLVAKTTQLEGEKMQKEAEVQKLMEENVRLSTLLDKKEAQLLALNEQCKVMALSASSDM; encoded by the exons ATGGCAGCAGATGAAGGATTTGACATGTCATATTTGAAGTCTCAGCTGAGTCAATCACATGAAACATGGAAGCAAGAGAGTGAAAGAAGCCAATCCCAAGTGGATGCATTGCAAGCAAAGCTTATGGAAGTGAAGGATTACATGCAAGGTTCAGAGGAAGATGCTAATAAAGTTTTAGAGGTTCTTTGGCGTAGGGTCAAGACCGCTTCTACATTGTTGACTTACTTAAAAGCGAAAGCAAGACTCATGGCTGTTCCTGATCTAGCCCATGCATCTTGTGGCATAAAAGAATTAGAGGGGGTAGGCCTTGTAGACAAGAATGGGATACCATTTTCAGGTTGGTCTAGGAATGTAGATCTTTCTCCATTCGAGGATGCGGGCGAAGAATCTTGGATAGGAATTAGCCATGAGCGAGGTTCGTTAGATGAACAAGATGGAGCTTATTTAGGTGAGGTACTCAAGTCTGTACAGATGGTTGCAGATGTGATGGAAGCCCTTGTCAAAAGGGTTATATTGGCAGAATCAGAAACTGCAGTTGAAAAGGAAAAAGTAAGCGTAAGTCAGGAAGAGATTAAACAGAAGTCTGCCCAGTTAGAAAATATGTCCATGAAGTTAAAAGAGATGGAGCGTTTTGCTTTGAATACAAGTAATATTCTAAATGACGTGCGACAGAGAGTTGTGGGTTTGGTGGAAGAAACAACCAGGCAGAGGCAGCTAGCTGCTGAAAATGAAGAGGAGCTTTGTAGAGTGAGACGGGAATTTGAGTCTCTGAAATCCTATGTTAGCAGCCTACTCACTGTAAGAGAAACACTACTTTCCTCAGAGAAGCAATTTCAAACTATTGAGAAGCTTTTTGAAAG GCTAGTTGCGAAGACGACTCAGTTGGAGGGTGAGAAAATGCAGAAAGAGGCAGAAGTTCAAAAGCTTATGGAAGAGAATGTGAGGTTGAGCACTTTGCTTGACAAGAAAGAGGCTCAACTTCTGGCACTGAATGAACAATGCAAGGTAATGGCTTTGAGCGCGTCGTCGGACATGTGA
- the LOC107488062 gene encoding uncharacterized protein LOC107488062 has protein sequence MADNGVHQLTQAELMAQMAELQAEVKRLAELSAQNNKRDEGNPKNSSQVVTDLLITNPPKERLTLDNPFSEEITNYQMPKHFTLPSSLEPYKGIGDPRAHIKKFQSMMFFNGPKNEPILCRAFPTYLDGAALLWFSKLPEGSISSFEELARSFIDYFAAARIYVHGSDYLGTIRQGPQESLKDYLTRFADATMEIPDLDPAVHLHAIKAGLKPGKFRETIAVTKPKTLEEFRERAAGQMEIEELREADKVDRRQPRKEEGRTIRSGDNRNNGKTFKLTPKFDNYTRFNTKRERIIKEILNAKIIKPPVRAGSYQDQRFVDRTKHCAFHQKYGHTTDECIIAKDLLERLARQGLLDKYIEGTRHKEAKPNPDEQQTPRNKEIDKWPSNTPPKKNHQLHIRRIRMWWRNSLSTKTKLPHYASNRRNNPTL, from the coding sequence ATGGCAGACAACGGAGTCCACCAACTCACGCAAGCCGAACTTATGGCCCAGATGGCTGAACTTCAAGCAGAGGTCAAAAGACTAGCCGAGCTGTCAGCACAAAACAACAAGCGGGATGAAGGCAATCCCAAGAACTCGTCCCAAGTCGTTACTGACCTATTAATCACCAACCCCCCGAAGGAGAGATTAACCTTGGATAACCCATTTTCCGAGGAGATTACCAATTACCAAATGCCAAAACATTTTACACTACCTTCCTCGCTCGAGCCATATAAGGGGATTGGTGACCCCCGGGCTCATATTAAGAAATTTCAGTCTATGATGTTCTTTAATGGACCTAAAAATGAACCTATTCTTTGCAGGGCTTTTCCGACCTACCTTGACGGCGCGGCCCTCCTTTGGTTCTCAAAACTACCAGAAGGATCAATCTCTTCCTTCGAGGAATTGGCAAGATCCTTTATAGACTACTTTGCTGCCGCCCGCATTTATGTGCACGGATCAGATTATCTCGGCACCATCCGCCAAGGTCCCCAAGAAAGCTTGAAGGATTATTTAACCCGATTCGCCGACGCGACAATGGAGATACCCGATCTAGACCCTGCTGTCCATCTCCACGCCATAAAAGCTGGCCTCAAACCAGGAAAGTTCAGAGAAACAATTGCCGTGACAAAACCAAAGACCCTGGAGGAATTCCGAGAAAGGGCCGCAGGGCAGATGGAAATTGAAGAACTCCGAGAGGCCGACAAAGTAGACAGAAGGCAACCGCGAAAGGAAGAAGGCCGAACAATCAGATCAGGGGACAACAGAAACAACGGGAAAACATTTAAACTTACACCGAAGTTTGACAACTACACCAGGTTCAACACCAAAAGAGAAAGAATCATCAAGGAAATACTCAACGCCAAAATCATCAAACCCCCTGTTAGAGCCGGAAGCTACCAAGACCAACGATTCGTGGACAGGACCAAGCACTGCGCTTTCCATCAAAAATACGGTCATACCACCGACGAGTGCATCATAGCCAAAGACTTGCTGGAAAGATTAGCCCGGCAAGGACTCCTAGACAAATACATCGAAGGTACAAGGCACAAAGAAGCAAAACCAAATCCAGATGAGCAACAAACTCCGAGGAACAAAGAAATCGACAAATGGCCGAGCAATACCCCCCCCAAAAAGAATCATCAATTGCATATCAGGAGGATTCGCATGTGGTGGAGAAACAGCCTCAGCACGAAAACGAAGCTACCGCACTATGCTAGCAATCGAAGGAACAACCCCACATTATAA